In a single window of the Rhodamnia argentea isolate NSW1041297 chromosome 2, ASM2092103v1, whole genome shotgun sequence genome:
- the LOC115738923 gene encoding probable dolichyl pyrophosphate Man9GlcNAc2 alpha-1,3-glucosyltransferase, with the protein MEKKKAKKTTHVGDAARDGADAPWGWLTHRGVVPTFSFVSLFGLLVRAAVSLHPYSGAGTPPKYGDFEAQRHWMEITINLWARDWYVNGTLNDLSYWGLDYPPLTAYQSYVHGLFLKLFDPDSVALFSSRGYETYFSKLLMRWTVLSSDVMVFFPAVFCFWIVYNRGRSRGGERCDTAWHIAMLLINPCLILIDHGHFQYNCISLGLTVGAVAAVLSQKDLIACALFSLALNHKQMSAYFAPAFFSHLLGKCLRRKNPFFEVSRLGLVVIGTFAVVWWPYLYSSDALLQVLSRLAPFERGIYEDYVANFWCATSVLIKWKRLFLTPELKLFSLIMTVSTCLPSMIHQIASPSSQGFLYGLLNCSLSFYLFSFQVHEKSILLPLLPASLLALDDPSLYKWLTHYGLLSMFPLMRRDRLLLPYTTLNALYFLLHHVPRDRRDSEVTSSSAAYTILTAFSVCCYFGLHLVYLTMHAPEKYPFLFEALIMIFCFFQFALLAIYTNKKQWTLSKHLMLLNKEKKLI; encoded by the exons atggagaagaagaaagcaaagaagacGACCCACGTCGGAGACGCCGCGAGGGACGGCGCCGACGCCCCTTGGGGGTGGCTGACCCACCGAGGGGTCGTCCCGACCTTCTCTTTCGTATCCCTCTTTGGCCTCCTGGTCCGAGCCGCCGTGTCGCTCCACCCTTACTCCGGCGCTGGGACTCCTCCCAAGTATGGCGACTTTGAAGCCCAGAGGCACTGGATGGAGATCACCATCAACCTTTGGGCAAGGGACTGGTACGTCAATGGCACCCTCAACGATCTCAGCTACTGGGGCCTCGATTACCCTCCCCTCACCGCCTACCAGAGCTACGTCCATGGCCTCTTCCTCAAGCTCTTCGACCCTGACTCCGTCGCTCTCTTCTCTTCCAGGGGTTATGAGACTTATTTCAG TAAGCTGCTCATGAGGTGGACGGTTTTGTCCTCTGATGTGATGGTGTTCTTCCCTGCTGTGTTTTGCTTCTGGATTGTGTACAACCGTGGTAGGAGCCGAGGTGGCGAGAGATGTGACACAGCTTGGCACATAGCTATGCTTCTGATAAACCCGTGCTTGATCTTAATCGACCATGGCCATTTCCAG TATAACTGTATTAGCCTGGGACTTACTGTTGGAGCGGTTGCTGCTGTCCTCTCTCAGAAGGACCTCATCGCTTGTGCTTTATTCTCTCTTGCTCTGAATCATAAACAG ATGAGTGCATACTTTGCGCCTGCTTTCTTCAGTCATCTCTTAGGAAAGTGTCTCAGGCGGAAGAATCCATTTTTTGAGGTGTCAAGGCTGGGTTTGGTGGTTATAGGAACATTTGCAGTTGTTTGGTGGCCATACCTTTACTCATCAGACGCCCTTTTGCAG GTCCTCTCTCGCCTTGCTCCATTTGAGAGGGGCATATATGAGGATTATGTGGCTAACTTTTGGTGCGCCACATCAGTTCTTATTAAGTGGAAAAGGTTGTTTTTGACCCCTGAGCTCAAGCTTTTTAGCTTAATTATGACTGTGTCAACTTGCCTGCCTTCTATGATCCATCAAATAGCTTCCCCAAGCAGTCAAGGTTTCCTCTATGGGTTACTGAACTGTTCGCTGTCCTTTTACTTGTTTTCATTTCAAG TGCATGAGAAGTCTATTCTACTGCCGCTTCTGCCGGCCAGTTTGCTTGCTCTGGATGATCCTTCTCTTTACAAGTGGTTAACCCATTATGGATTGCTCTCTATGTTTCCTCTTATGCGTCGTGACAGACTTCTACTTCCATATACGACCCTCAATGCTCTCTACTTTCTTCTCCACCATGTGCCCAGGGACAGGCGAGATTCAGAGGTCACGAGTTCTTCTGCGGCTTACACAATTTTGACCGCCTTTTCTGTTTGTTGCTATTTTGGTCTTCATTTAGTTTACTTAACCATGCATGCCCCTGAGAAGTACCCTTTCCTCTTTGAAGCTTTGATTATGATATTTTGCTTTTTCCAATTTGCTCTGCTTGCAATTTACACCAATAAAAAACAATGGACGTTGTCCAAGCATTTGATGTTGTTGAATAAGGAAAAGAAGCTCATCTGA